In Bacillus sp. DX3.1, the following proteins share a genomic window:
- a CDS encoding aminotransferase class V-fold PLP-dependent enzyme → MGLIYKVADQAWEFESIHKLNYKTFVEEIPQHEQTEERIRIDAFHEQNTYLICLDDDKLAGMVAVRGQRPFSLDNKISNLNACLPEHGDTIYEIRLLAVEQEYRNGRALLGLVRFLHRYLLLNGYDMAIISGTTRQLSVYEQMGFRPFYQLVGTEEAAYQPMYLTPALFQQSRIASIVTKEYTFLPGPVEIAANVHQAFCSNPISHRSNQFKVTLTNVKKRLLQMTKAKHVQIMLGTGTLANDSIALQLSLLKGRGLILTNGEFGNRLVQHGIRAGLSFDTYEREMGSPFLYDEIEELLTNQTYEWLWFVHHETSTGMLNDMEKIVRLCKQYHIKLCVDCISSIGACPIYLQDVYFASGVSGKAIGAYTGLSFVFYNHTIEPNEKLPRYMDIGMYELNESVPYSQSWNLMRALQEALKKFADDRVYEKVCETHSFIEKAIIKMGLQIVTPKEHASSIIITIALHKELCSKHIGDTLALQGFILHYESTYLQKNNWIQIACINHYKEREMNSMLNCLRMYAESVHAY, encoded by the coding sequence ATGGGATTAATATATAAAGTCGCAGATCAAGCTTGGGAATTTGAAAGTATACACAAACTGAATTACAAAACGTTCGTAGAAGAGATTCCGCAGCATGAGCAAACAGAAGAACGAATACGAATAGATGCGTTTCATGAACAGAATACGTATTTAATTTGTTTAGATGATGATAAGTTAGCTGGTATGGTTGCGGTGCGAGGACAGCGGCCATTTTCTCTAGATAATAAAATTTCAAATTTGAATGCATGTTTACCAGAACATGGTGATACGATATATGAGATTCGTTTATTAGCTGTTGAGCAAGAGTACCGAAACGGAAGAGCTTTGTTAGGGTTAGTCCGATTTTTACATCGTTATTTGCTTCTAAATGGATATGATATGGCGATTATTTCAGGGACAACACGTCAGCTTTCCGTTTATGAACAAATGGGCTTTCGTCCTTTTTATCAACTTGTTGGAACAGAAGAAGCAGCCTATCAGCCGATGTATCTAACGCCGGCATTATTTCAACAGTCTAGAATTGCGAGTATCGTAACAAAAGAATATACGTTTTTACCAGGACCTGTTGAAATTGCAGCTAATGTACACCAAGCATTTTGTTCGAATCCGATTTCTCATCGGTCGAATCAATTTAAAGTAACGCTGACAAATGTTAAGAAACGATTGTTACAGATGACGAAAGCGAAGCATGTCCAAATTATGCTTGGAACAGGAACGTTAGCAAATGATTCAATTGCTTTACAGCTAAGTTTGTTAAAGGGACGAGGACTTATTTTAACAAATGGAGAGTTTGGAAATCGTTTAGTTCAGCATGGCATTCGGGCAGGATTATCGTTCGATACGTATGAAAGAGAAATGGGAAGTCCTTTTCTATATGACGAAATAGAAGAGTTACTGACTAATCAAACGTACGAATGGCTATGGTTTGTTCATCATGAAACATCCACTGGTATGCTGAATGATATGGAGAAGATAGTTCGGCTATGTAAGCAGTATCATATAAAACTATGCGTAGATTGTATTAGCTCTATAGGAGCATGTCCTATCTATTTGCAAGATGTATACTTTGCGAGTGGTGTAAGTGGAAAAGCAATTGGAGCATATACGGGGTTATCATTTGTTTTCTACAATCACACTATTGAACCAAATGAAAAATTGCCAAGATACATGGATATAGGAATGTATGAGTTGAACGAGAGTGTACCATATTCTCAGTCTTGGAATTTAATGCGTGCACTGCAGGAAGCGTTAAAGAAGTTTGCAGACGACCGTGTATATGAGAAGGTATGTGAGACTCACTCATTTATAGAGAAAGCTATTATAAAAATGGGGTTACAAATTGTTACACCGAAGGAACATGCTTCGTCAATTATTATTACAATCGCATTACATAAAGAGCTTTGTTCTAAACATATAGGAGATACATTAGCGCTACAAGGGTTTATCTTACATTATGAATCTACCTATTTACAAAAAAATAATTGGATTCAAATCGCTTGTATCAATCATTACAAAGAACGGGAAATGAATAGCATGCTGAATTGCTTGCGAATGTATGCGGAAAGTGTACATGCATATTAA
- a CDS encoding PTS sugar transporter subunit IIB: MRVLFVCSGGMSSSIVVNALKKEAEKKGMNMDVLAIGTSEVEEEVKKGWDVVMVAPQIRHRFESVKKAADQESIPCGTIPPQAYTPLGGPTLLKAVKELIG, from the coding sequence ATGAGAGTATTGTTCGTCTGTTCTGGAGGAATGTCCAGTTCCATTGTTGTAAACGCTTTAAAAAAAGAAGCGGAAAAGAAAGGTATGAATATGGATGTGCTAGCGATTGGCACGAGTGAAGTAGAAGAAGAAGTGAAAAAAGGCTGGGATGTTGTAATGGTTGCGCCGCAAATTAGGCACAGGTTTGAATCTGTGAAAAAAGCAGCGGATCAAGAGTCCATTCCATGTGGTACCATTCCGCCGCAAGCGTATACACCACTTGGAGGTCCAACGTTATTAAAAGCAGTGAAAGAATTGATAGGATAG
- a CDS encoding DUF6688 family protein: MIIFMFLALLLFIIPIERIWKSFLQEGEITSSVFQVKKLEFISICISYFILWLGIMGNLSDVQAGQPLHKYEYNDLMQDQYASLASDHIFIVVLLFILGGFSYWKLSSDIEKLSPVMYIVYSSLLILNVIFTVVYITHTGIAVFAELLRFRYISVLFIQASTLSISLLFISKLKDSLNYFIQCQKNRDYKQENMFMMFLYRISFGYQKMSRIWMVSLFPILLIIQFILVLFGQRPDSFIRVFFETSSFNYSKIAAPSPEILHGDGHYLCTVSVKGHKKIVKPLRAGIRHGERITVNRQLLVANAFENIIEERAPKCHKVIRDFYDKYGYPISQHINTKWSADFIYIIMKPLEWFFLLVLYTVDKNPENRIHIQYSELRK; this comes from the coding sequence ATGATTATTTTTATGTTTCTCGCATTATTATTATTTATTATCCCAATTGAGAGGATTTGGAAAAGTTTTTTACAAGAAGGAGAGATTACCTCAAGTGTATTCCAAGTTAAGAAATTGGAATTTATATCTATTTGCATAAGCTATTTTATATTATGGCTAGGCATAATGGGAAATCTAAGCGACGTACAAGCAGGACAGCCTTTACACAAATATGAATATAATGACCTTATGCAAGATCAATATGCTTCTTTAGCTTCAGATCATATTTTTATTGTCGTTTTGTTGTTCATTTTAGGTGGTTTTTCATATTGGAAATTAAGTTCAGATATAGAAAAGCTTTCGCCTGTTATGTATATTGTTTATAGTTCGTTATTGATCTTAAATGTTATATTTACAGTGGTTTATATAACACATACGGGTATTGCTGTTTTTGCAGAACTTCTAAGGTTCAGATATATTTCAGTCTTGTTTATTCAAGCGAGCACTCTCTCAATCAGTTTATTATTCATATCTAAATTAAAAGATTCCTTGAATTATTTTATTCAGTGTCAGAAAAACAGAGACTATAAACAGGAAAATATGTTTATGATGTTTTTATACCGTATTTCTTTTGGATATCAAAAGATGTCGAGAATTTGGATGGTTAGTTTATTTCCTATTTTATTGATTATTCAATTCATATTAGTACTTTTTGGACAAAGGCCAGATAGTTTTATTCGAGTGTTTTTTGAAACGAGCAGTTTTAATTATTCGAAAATTGCTGCGCCTAGTCCCGAAATTCTTCATGGTGATGGGCATTACTTGTGTACGGTCTCTGTAAAAGGACATAAAAAAATTGTTAAACCTCTTAGAGCAGGTATTAGGCACGGAGAAAGAATTACTGTAAATCGGCAGCTATTAGTTGCGAACGCTTTTGAAAATATTATTGAGGAACGTGCTCCAAAATGTCATAAAGTCATTCGGGATTTTTACGATAAATACGGCTATCCAATTAGTCAGCATATAAATACAAAGTGGTCAGCCGATTTCATTTATATCATAATGAAGCCGTTAGAATGGTTTTTCTTACTTGTATTGTATACAGTAGATAAAAATCCTGAAAATAGAATTCATATTCAATATAGTGAACTGAGAAAATAG
- a CDS encoding family 10 glycosylhydrolase has translation MILREILIVCCSVIFFIPLLFTASKSVHAEVSTSYQKRELRAAWIASVLNIDWPSKPALSTKQQKQEFINLLDDVKKLGMNAVVVQIKPTADAFYPSEYGPWSEYLTGVQGKDPRYDPLAFMVEEAHKRNLEFHAWFNPYRITMNHTDSNRLADNHPAKKHPDWVVSYGGKLYYNPGIPEVKNFITDGVLEVVKNYDIDGVHMDDYFYPYKVAGEIFPDQNTYETYNNGKFPTIEDWRRDNVNQLVRDLNTAIKQEKSYVKFGISPFGVWRNIANDPTGSNTTAGQTNYDDLYADTREWIQKGYIDYITPQIYWNIGFAPAAYDILLDWWVKETADKPIHLYIGQAAYKINNNSVPAWSDPEEYPRQIALNHQYSQIKGSMHFSLKDINRNPLGIKDRLQNDIYKQPALIPSMPWLDNEPPKQLTLKGAIPRNDGIALGIVDDINNDSTYYAIYRTTGKNDVDIQKAENLLTTVRKTKPGELFVDNTAKPGETYTYVVTAVDRLHNESVPSSKTTIKAK, from the coding sequence ATGATTTTACGAGAAATATTGATTGTTTGTTGTAGTGTCATCTTTTTTATTCCTTTACTTTTCACTGCCTCTAAGTCTGTACATGCCGAAGTGTCTACCTCTTATCAAAAGCGAGAACTCCGTGCTGCATGGATTGCATCTGTTCTAAATATTGATTGGCCTTCCAAACCAGCATTATCTACCAAACAACAAAAACAAGAATTTATCAATTTACTAGATGATGTAAAAAAATTAGGAATGAATGCAGTTGTCGTCCAAATCAAACCTACCGCTGACGCTTTCTATCCTTCCGAATATGGTCCTTGGTCCGAATATCTTACTGGTGTACAAGGAAAAGACCCCCGCTATGATCCACTCGCATTTATGGTTGAAGAAGCTCATAAACGAAACCTTGAATTTCACGCTTGGTTTAACCCTTACAGAATTACAATGAATCATACAGACTCAAACCGCTTAGCTGATAATCACCCAGCTAAAAAGCATCCTGATTGGGTAGTCTCCTATGGTGGAAAACTATACTATAACCCTGGTATTCCAGAAGTGAAAAACTTTATAACCGATGGTGTATTAGAGGTTGTAAAAAATTATGATATTGATGGGGTTCATATGGACGATTACTTTTATCCATATAAAGTTGCTGGAGAAATATTTCCAGATCAAAACACTTATGAAACATACAATAACGGAAAATTTCCTACCATTGAAGATTGGCGTCGTGATAATGTCAATCAACTCGTACGTGACTTGAACACCGCAATTAAACAGGAAAAATCTTATGTGAAGTTTGGCATTAGCCCTTTTGGTGTATGGCGAAATATAGCAAATGATCCGACCGGTTCCAATACGACTGCTGGACAAACAAACTATGACGATTTATATGCTGACACGAGAGAATGGATTCAAAAAGGTTACATTGACTATATCACCCCGCAAATCTATTGGAATATTGGCTTTGCTCCTGCAGCGTATGACATTTTACTTGATTGGTGGGTAAAAGAAACGGCAGACAAACCAATTCACTTATACATCGGACAAGCTGCCTACAAAATAAACAACAACTCGGTTCCTGCCTGGTCAGATCCTGAAGAATATCCAAGACAAATTGCATTAAACCATCAATATTCACAAATAAAAGGTAGCATGCACTTTAGCTTAAAAGATATTAATCGTAATCCACTTGGAATTAAAGATCGCCTGCAAAATGACATTTATAAACAACCTGCTTTAATTCCATCTATGCCATGGCTAGACAATGAACCACCTAAACAGCTCACTTTAAAAGGGGCCATACCAAGAAACGATGGAATCGCTTTAGGAATCGTAGATGATATAAACAATGATTCTACGTATTATGCAATCTATCGAACAACTGGAAAAAACGACGTGGATATTCAAAAAGCAGAGAATTTACTAACAACTGTACGGAAAACGAAACCTGGGGAACTATTTGTAGATAATACCGCAAAGCCTGGTGAGACGTATACGTATGTGGTGACTGCTGTAGATCGATTGCATAATGAAAGTGTTCCTTCTAGCAAAACTACTATTAAAGCTAAATAA
- a CDS encoding PTS sugar transporter subunit IIC → MNKFISFLDNNLSGPMARLSEQRHLQAIRDGVISALPFIIVGSFFLIFAFPPVPKDSFIAEWAAKNITSILIPYRLTMFIMSLYIAFGIGYNLAKSYKLDALSGAQIAVCSLLLTLTPELIKDKGFMLPMTNLGGHGLFVAMIVSILSVEILRFCKTKNVIIKMPEQVPPSVSRSFEALIPVAFVIILMSIISVVFRIDLHHVVDQVAAPLVKAGDSYFGVIIPVFLITFFWSFGIHGVSVVGTVARPLWEVYIGKNAEAVADGASSIPFIAPEPLYQWFIWIGGSGATLGLVLAMIVFGRSKYSKALSRACIVPGIFNINEPVIFGLPIVLNPILIIPFVITPLVTATIAYTATAMGLVSPTYIMPPWTLPAPIGAYLATGGDWRAVVLVFINIAISFCIYLPFFKMYDRNMVEVEKSGDGDQDSVTV, encoded by the coding sequence ATGAATAAGTTTATCTCATTTCTTGATAATAACTTATCTGGACCAATGGCAAGGCTGTCCGAGCAAAGACATTTGCAAGCCATTCGTGATGGTGTTATTTCAGCATTGCCATTTATTATTGTAGGTAGTTTCTTTTTAATATTCGCGTTTCCACCCGTTCCAAAGGATAGTTTTATTGCGGAGTGGGCAGCGAAAAACATAACAAGCATTTTAATACCATATCGCTTAACGATGTTTATTATGTCACTTTATATAGCCTTTGGTATTGGATATAATTTAGCGAAAAGTTATAAATTAGATGCGCTGTCAGGCGCACAAATTGCCGTGTGTTCATTGCTTTTGACGTTAACACCGGAATTGATTAAGGATAAAGGATTCATGCTTCCAATGACAAACCTTGGCGGGCATGGATTATTTGTGGCCATGATTGTTTCCATATTATCAGTAGAAATTTTAAGATTTTGTAAGACAAAAAATGTGATAATCAAGATGCCAGAACAAGTACCACCATCTGTATCTCGTTCGTTTGAGGCACTTATACCTGTTGCTTTCGTTATTATTCTTATGAGCATTATTTCCGTTGTATTTCGCATTGATTTACATCATGTAGTGGATCAAGTGGCTGCACCGTTAGTGAAAGCTGGAGATAGCTACTTTGGTGTTATCATTCCGGTATTTTTAATTACCTTTTTTTGGTCTTTTGGAATTCACGGTGTATCGGTAGTTGGCACAGTTGCTCGTCCATTATGGGAAGTATATATAGGGAAAAATGCCGAAGCGGTTGCGGATGGTGCGAGTAGTATTCCTTTTATAGCGCCAGAACCATTATACCAATGGTTTATTTGGATTGGCGGCTCAGGAGCAACGCTAGGACTCGTATTAGCAATGATTGTTTTTGGTAGATCAAAATATTCTAAAGCATTATCAAGAGCGTGTATTGTTCCTGGTATTTTTAATATTAACGAGCCGGTTATATTTGGATTACCAATTGTCTTAAATCCGATTCTTATTATTCCATTTGTTATTACGCCACTAGTTACTGCTACAATAGCTTACACTGCAACAGCAATGGGTCTCGTTTCTCCAACCTATATTATGCCGCCATGGACATTACCCGCCCCAATTGGTGCCTATTTAGCAACAGGTGGGGACTGGAGGGCTGTTGTATTAGTCTTTATTAATATTGCAATCTCATTCTGTATCTATCTTCCTTTCTTTAAAATGTATGATAGAAACATGGTTGAGGTTGAAAAGAGCGGTGATGGAGACCAGGATTCTGTAACTGTGTAA
- a CDS encoding DEAD/DEAH box helicase, which yields MIRLKDFLELGISETFNDTLRENGIAEATPIQEKAIPVVLSGKDIIGQAKTGTGKTLAFILPILEKIDPNSSDVQALIVAPTRELALQITSEIEKMLVHKEDINVLAVYGGQDVAQQMRKLKGNTHIVVATPGRLLDHLRRETIELSNVSMLVLDEADQMLHFGFLYDIEEILEATPESRQTMLFSATMPKEIKKLAKRYMQGPEVIQIQSAEVTVNNIEQRVVETTDRAKQDALRQLMEQNQPFLAIIFCRTKRRASTLYAALKGYGYNCDELHGDLSQGKRERVMKSFRDAKIQYLIATDVAARGLDVEGVTHVFNYDIPEDVESYIHRIGRTGRAGGAGLAITFVAPKDEMYLKDIEKGIGATLQRQVLEQSEAAKSEQKQKQHTKTPKKTNNYGQKDKREGTKNSKQRSFDPSRKKRSANSGQQKRGR from the coding sequence GTGATACGTTTGAAAGATTTTTTAGAATTAGGAATTAGTGAAACGTTTAATGATACATTACGTGAAAACGGTATTGCAGAAGCAACGCCAATACAAGAGAAAGCAATCCCAGTCGTATTATCTGGAAAAGATATAATTGGTCAAGCGAAAACAGGAACTGGAAAGACGTTGGCGTTTATATTGCCAATTTTAGAGAAGATTGATCCGAATTCAAGCGATGTACAAGCTTTAATTGTTGCACCAACGCGGGAATTAGCACTACAAATTACAAGTGAAATTGAAAAAATGCTTGTTCATAAAGAAGATATCAATGTTCTTGCAGTATATGGTGGGCAAGATGTTGCGCAGCAAATGAGAAAGTTAAAAGGAAACACACATATTGTTGTGGCGACACCAGGTCGCTTATTAGATCATTTACGCCGTGAAACAATTGAACTGTCAAATGTTTCGATGCTTGTATTAGATGAGGCAGATCAAATGCTTCATTTTGGCTTTTTATATGATATAGAAGAAATTTTAGAAGCAACACCAGAGAGTAGACAGACGATGCTATTTTCAGCAACGATGCCAAAGGAAATTAAAAAGCTTGCAAAGCGATATATGCAAGGGCCAGAGGTTATTCAAATTCAAAGCGCAGAAGTAACAGTAAACAACATTGAACAACGTGTTGTTGAAACAACTGATCGAGCAAAACAGGACGCATTACGTCAATTAATGGAACAAAATCAACCGTTTTTAGCAATTATATTCTGTCGTACAAAGCGTAGAGCGAGTACTTTATATGCAGCGCTAAAAGGGTATGGCTATAATTGTGATGAACTTCATGGTGATTTATCACAAGGAAAACGTGAACGTGTTATGAAAAGTTTCCGTGATGCAAAAATCCAATATTTAATCGCAACAGATGTAGCAGCTCGAGGATTAGATGTGGAAGGTGTAACACATGTATTTAACTACGATATCCCAGAAGATGTAGAGAGCTATATTCACCGCATCGGCCGAACAGGACGTGCTGGCGGAGCTGGACTTGCAATCACATTTGTGGCTCCAAAAGATGAAATGTATTTGAAAGACATTGAAAAAGGGATTGGCGCAACATTACAAAGACAAGTGTTAGAACAATCAGAAGCTGCAAAGAGTGAACAAAAACAGAAACAACATACGAAGACGCCGAAAAAAACAAATAATTATGGGCAAAAAGACAAACGAGAAGGAACAAAGAATTCGAAACAACGTTCATTTGATCCAAGTAGAAAGAAACGCAGTGCAAATTCAGGTCAGCAGAAACGCGGCCGATAA
- a CDS encoding FAD-linked oxidase C-terminal domain-containing protein → MEIGKESLVNALKVVLSESQVTVNLTVREQRGKDESYHAVSLPDVVVFPATTKEVSDVMKIANKYQVPVVPFGLGSSLEGHVIPYEKGITIDFSLMNKVLEVRENDFLVKVQPGVTRLQLNKELKKYGLFFSVDPGADATLGGMAATNASGTTSVKYGVMRDQVRDLETVLADGTIIHTGNLAEKSSSGYHLNGLFVGSEGTLGCFTELTLRVYGIPEHIMAARASFPTVNHAVEAVIAILQAGIPIARIELVDEPSMKQVNHFSETNYNEKPTLFLEFHGNEAGLKQDIEFTKEIVGDNQCEGIEFETDNAARNKLWEARHNLAYAYVHGYPGKKLMVTDVCLPISELAGAIRHARETLDSLGLNGGIVGHVGDGNFHALLMIDTNDKQEINKAEQLNEQIVMYALARGGTCTGEHGVGIGKQKYQEKEHGDALLVMEKIKQALDPHNLLNPNKILKSKHKV, encoded by the coding sequence ATGGAAATAGGGAAAGAAAGTCTAGTAAATGCTCTAAAAGTTGTGCTTTCAGAAAGTCAGGTAACGGTAAATCTGACGGTAAGAGAGCAGCGTGGTAAGGATGAATCGTACCATGCTGTCAGTTTACCAGATGTTGTCGTTTTTCCAGCAACCACAAAAGAAGTGAGTGATGTAATGAAAATAGCAAACAAGTACCAAGTTCCAGTTGTACCGTTTGGATTGGGATCTAGTTTGGAAGGCCACGTTATTCCATATGAAAAGGGGATTACAATTGATTTTTCACTCATGAATAAAGTGTTAGAGGTAAGGGAGAATGACTTTCTTGTTAAAGTGCAACCTGGAGTAACTCGTTTACAGCTAAATAAAGAGCTAAAAAAGTACGGTTTGTTTTTCTCTGTAGATCCAGGAGCTGATGCTACACTAGGTGGAATGGCGGCTACGAATGCGAGTGGAACGACGTCAGTAAAATATGGTGTCATGCGTGATCAAGTTCGTGATCTAGAAACAGTTCTTGCTGATGGAACGATTATTCATACAGGGAATTTAGCCGAAAAATCTTCATCCGGTTATCATTTAAATGGCCTTTTTGTAGGGTCAGAGGGGACGCTGGGTTGCTTCACTGAATTAACGCTAAGAGTATACGGGATACCCGAGCACATTATGGCAGCAAGAGCATCATTTCCAACAGTAAATCATGCAGTGGAAGCCGTCATCGCTATTTTACAAGCTGGTATTCCAATCGCAAGGATTGAACTCGTTGATGAGCCCTCAATGAAACAGGTTAATCATTTTAGTGAAACTAACTATAACGAAAAACCAACACTGTTTTTAGAATTTCACGGAAATGAAGCCGGACTGAAGCAAGACATTGAATTCACGAAAGAAATTGTAGGAGATAATCAGTGTGAAGGCATTGAGTTTGAGACAGATAATGCGGCTAGAAACAAGCTATGGGAGGCTCGGCACAATTTAGCTTATGCCTATGTCCATGGATATCCTGGGAAAAAGCTGATGGTTACAGATGTTTGTCTGCCAATTTCGGAGTTAGCTGGTGCGATTCGTCATGCGAGGGAGACGCTTGACTCTTTAGGCCTTAACGGTGGAATTGTTGGCCACGTAGGTGATGGGAACTTTCATGCTCTCTTGATGATTGATACGAATGATAAACAAGAGATTAACAAGGCTGAACAATTAAATGAACAGATTGTTATGTATGCTCTTGCACGCGGCGGAACATGTACAGGTGAACATGGAGTAGGCATTGGTAAACAAAAATATCAGGAGAAAGAACATGGAGATGCACTGCTTGTTATGGAAAAGATTAAACAAGCACTTGATCCACATAATCTTCTTAATCCAAATAAAATTTTAAAATCAAAACATAAAGTGTGA
- the plsY gene encoding glycerol-3-phosphate 1-O-acyltransferase PlsY — translation MISINQFMYLIGAYAIGSILTAYILTKWKYDLDIREEGSGNPGARNMGRLYGKGFFVATFLGDALKGAIIVYIADLLFKDPSYLLLSLLIVIVGHLYPIWFRFKGGKGISTFIGGLLVFNPLIALSLVGVFILFYVIFKSFTKAGLIAIACLPLCMFLFSYTTGAIVLSVLIIGLILYAHRK, via the coding sequence ATGATAAGTATAAATCAATTCATGTACCTAATAGGTGCATATGCAATAGGTAGTATATTAACTGCATATATCCTTACAAAGTGGAAATATGATTTGGATATTCGTGAAGAAGGTAGTGGGAATCCGGGTGCAAGGAATATGGGGCGCCTGTATGGGAAAGGTTTTTTTGTGGCTACATTTTTAGGTGATGCGCTAAAGGGAGCGATCATTGTTTATATAGCAGATCTTTTGTTTAAAGATCCTAGTTATCTATTACTTTCACTGCTTATTGTTATTGTAGGACATTTATATCCCATTTGGTTCCGCTTTAAAGGTGGAAAAGGGATATCGACATTTATCGGAGGATTACTTGTCTTTAACCCTTTGATAGCGCTTTCTCTCGTTGGGGTGTTTATTTTGTTTTATGTAATTTTTAAAAGTTTCACAAAAGCAGGTTTAATAGCAATCGCTTGTTTACCTCTTTGTATGTTTTTGTTTTCTTACACCACGGGAGCGATTGTGTTAAGTGTTCTTATCATTGGACTTATTTTATACGCACATAGAAAATAA
- a CDS encoding DUF3974 domain-containing protein: MGFFEFILMLVGIVLLVGFTAVVLLVYFGRKFFLSWTKPYKRANESIEKLSNKSTPFLQEFTQHPLYYRWIRTEGKKEQKAFNTLFCAADQRTREQVFSMLPKEKQKKVHAVAKTTKQITNEDIDVAAMKVKDFLRQESQQSSKPTDLSFYKLYFYDRYPDALKTIEAYKRSVNPSLQKTINDITISVLNAIPYYQEHRMFEQQHKLETFLMKDLTDMLSLIAQLPPSQRPEKEEELTVYLQNFKKEMEEVERNIRDSIDHDLNVKMRAAKKKFKS; encoded by the coding sequence ATGGGTTTCTTTGAATTTATTTTAATGCTTGTCGGAATCGTGCTTTTAGTAGGATTCACAGCAGTGGTTTTACTTGTTTACTTCGGACGAAAATTCTTTTTATCATGGACGAAGCCGTATAAACGAGCGAACGAATCAATTGAGAAATTGTCAAACAAATCAACGCCATTTTTACAAGAATTTACGCAACACCCCCTATATTATCGCTGGATACGTACGGAAGGAAAAAAGGAACAAAAAGCATTTAATACTCTTTTCTGTGCGGCGGACCAACGAACAAGGGAACAAGTTTTCTCAATGCTGCCGAAAGAAAAACAGAAAAAAGTGCATGCTGTTGCAAAAACGACAAAGCAGATTACAAACGAAGATATTGACGTAGCAGCGATGAAAGTAAAAGACTTTTTACGACAAGAGTCACAACAATCATCGAAGCCGACGGATCTGTCGTTCTACAAATTGTACTTTTATGATCGTTACCCCGATGCATTAAAAACAATCGAAGCGTACAAACGATCAGTCAATCCTTCGTTACAAAAAACGATTAATGATATTACAATTTCTGTATTAAATGCGATTCCGTATTATCAAGAACACCGCATGTTTGAACAACAACACAAACTGGAAACGTTCTTAATGAAAGATTTGACGGACATGTTGTCGTTAATCGCACAACTGCCGCCATCACAGCGCCCAGAAAAGGAAGAAGAACTAACGGTCTACTTACAAAACTTCAAAAAAGAAATGGAAGAAGTAGAACGTAACATTCGCGATTCTATCGATCACGATTTGAATGTGAAGATGAGAGCGGCGAAGAAGAAGTTTAAAAGTTGA